A stretch of DNA from Carya illinoinensis cultivar Pawnee chromosome 12, C.illinoinensisPawnee_v1, whole genome shotgun sequence:
ATCTTCACAAGATACTTAATTACAAACATATTTGTCTGATATATTATTCAGAATCAAAACCATTTCGAGCTTAAGTTCATACAGCCCATAAATCAATAACTTACGTCAACGACTTCCCATGAAAGACAACTGGAGGTGCAATGGCAGCGAATATACAAAACCCAATGTGAATCTGCATTATGCCAAAGGGATTGATGGACAGAAAAATGAGACACCCACTCATGAGGAGAATGGCTTAGATAGCATGATATAAAATATGGCACATACCAAGTAGAATAGGAAAAACCAACCAAATTTCAGAGCACTATCCGTCCTGTAATGCAAACAAATCCATTCACAACAACCATCAGCACACTCAATGCCACACTTCAATGAAATGACTGcagaaattatttgaatttagtACAAAACAGTTAAATTTGTTTCCTCTGACAAGGTTGAATcgcacacatacacatacacatgtgagagagagagagagagagagagagagagagagagagagcaaacatTTGAAGTGCTAAACTtcgaaacaaaagaaaaatcattacAAACAAACAATAGTGTCCAAACAAAAGATATTGCCGATAGTCTCTAGACCAGAAAATATCTTCTCCCCAATAAATAGGTGGAGGGTAAGGTCACTGATCCAGCCTCATGTGCCTCGAGCTGTATCTACTTCTAATGTCATTGCAGCGATAAGCGTCCCAACCAATTATTAGCAACTGTGACTTGTATTTATCAGCTCCAGTGGGGAAAATAGACTCAAAGTTatatgttatcatctcttcacAAATAGAAGGAAGGACTGgagcttttcttttctcatgCAGAAAAATAGTTTCATCCTCCATCAAACCACTATTACCTCCACCACACTACCATGCCTATCAACACCCATGCTAAGCCACAAATCAATATGCATGTTCAGTTAAGAAGACACATccatatatagaaatttataagattaatgtTCAAGTAAGAGAGACCACCATATTAACAAGGAAGGTCAAAACACAACTTGAAAAGAAGACTGCAGAGAAGAAAATTAGTTTCCATATCATTATTTCTCTGCATTATTAACACTAACCTCATAGCACGATACAGAGGCCTGTACCATAGCACATATGACATTGGGCATCCAAGTAGAGCATAGAttgtggaaaggaaaaaaattttgacacCTGAGTGACTGAACCTCGTCAGAAGAGTCAGATTGAACTGAACCAATGCCTAACCATACTTGAATGCACAGATATGATTGAACAAAAGAAGCTCACCCCCGCCTCTGATCCAGCACACCATCACAGCGATCATGTTAAAAACCAGACAAAGAACTATGCCTGCACAAAGAGTACTACAACAATAGCACATATAGCTGCAGGCTTCcacaaaaaatagtttttgaGCAAAGTTTTTAGCAAGAAAAAAACCACAATTGGAGCCTTATAATGGGAATTTATTATCTTGAAAACATTTAGAGAAAAAGGGGCAGTTTGGCAAGTGGAAACAGGAAATAACACAAAAGAAAAGGCAGAAAAAAATAGTCCAAAGATAAGAgggaatgaaacaaaagaagcTGAGTTCagaattaaaaactaatataaaaacTAGAGAAACGggccttgtttggttacacatttaagatgagatgagatgagatgtgtttttgagagttgaataaaatattgttataatataatttgttaatattagttttgttttgaaatttgaaaaagttgaattatttattaaattttgtgtagaaatttgtaaaagttgtaatgattatatgagatgagatgagataatttgggTTTGGGTAACCAAACCAGCCCTAAGATATTTTTCGGAAAGAACAAGGGGAAATGTTTTAGTCTTCTATGCCTGCTCTTCTATTAGTAAGAATAAAATCGtttacttatattaaaaaagcaaGTGGAAAAAATCAAGTCTTTTTTCTAGTAACCATTTAATCTCTATTATCCACTAAATGTGCCAATTAGTACAAACTAAGCAtgaagaaattatacaaaaagaaaagaacaaatcgCTAGCAATTAAACAGTAAATGGAACCAAAAAAATCCTCTTTGTTGGAAAGAAATTTGCTGTCCTGAGTGGATGGAGTTTGCCTCCACATCACCTCGTcataaacaatatatattagtttaaattttttctgCTGTAACTTCTTTTAGAATTGAAATTTTCTGATATAGatacaaaaaaggaaaagaaaaaaaaaatcacatttgccAATTCCTTCATTTCAGTAGTCaaataagtttattttataggaaaaaacaaaattttagcagacgatataaatgaaaaaatatagatcTAAATGTAAGAATAAGTAGCGATTGTTAAGAGCTACACAATACTACTTACAAGACAaacatccatataaatatagttTCAGAATACACAAATTTACGCATTAAAATGTATGACTTCCCATACCTAGCCAACTTGCAAAAGCCAGATACTGCAAGCTTTGAGCATGGACCGGTATTTCATTGGTTATATCATGATGAATAATTGGAAAAAATGGAGGCCAGTTTTTATCATCATTAGGGACACCAGCTGAACACAAAATTGAAAGCAGAATTACCAAATTAGAGAAAAAGAGAATAGAAAAACAGATTTAAAAATGCATAATGACCTGTAGATGCTGTATGACATCGTAGTTACTTATAGAAACAATGTTGTGGCGTCATAGTTTACCTTTAGCAACAGCATCTTCTCTCCGTCTTATTTCCTGTGAAAGGCAAGTTAGAGTACATTCAAATACAAGAATGATTGGTCAAAGCCTATATCACATTTAAGTGTGACCATAACCAAAAAATGATATCAAGTACACATCACAACTCACAAGCTATAAAAATCATTGTCACCTAAGGCAAcaaaatcttcaattttagAAATCAACGCTATAATTTCCAatgtaggaaaaaaaaacactttcagAAAAGACCTTAATCATAGAACTGTGGCACTAACCTTTTCCCGCCTTTTGAGATCTGATTCCCAAGCTGCAAgttctttctctttgtttttagaGTCCTATGTAAGCCATACCATCAAGTACATAACTCAAATCTCTCAAAAAGTTCCAATGAACAGAACAGAAGAGTAAAGCAAATAGCAACTTCAGTACGTTCATTGTATCCAACGGTATGTCCACCGTCGCATCATGCTTCTGACCAAAGCCCAGGGTTTCAGGTCCCAATGATGGAATGCTTTGCTTTGATCCAGGAGCGGCAGCTCCTTTCTGCAAAAGAAAAAGCTCCCATATGATGACACAATGGATAAGCAATTAACTTAACCACATATCTTTACTGAAAGTGATTCTAAGAGCACTGGCATTGGATTAGCCAAATGCCAGTGCCATCCAAACATTTACCTCATTTGTCTCAAATTTACCTGCATTGGATTGGCCAAGGGAATAAGTCCATGGCTTTAAGCTACAGTGACAAGCACCCACCAATCAGATTTAGCGAGTTACTGTACATAGACCaaacaaataatttattcaacaaaatCCCGTCCAAACCACCCTTCCCTCGGAATTTTATGTTCTGTTCCCtatttctctccctcttctctccatCCTACTCTTCCCTCTTCACCATTTTATCTCCGTCCTATGTCCATTAAACCTAAGCTGGTGGTTTCTTACCAGGTGCATGCAATTTCCCTCAATCTTGGTTTTTTGCCCTAGAATTCCTTCCATCGCTACATACCTTTCCAAGCTAAAAACCCTTCATACAACAAGGAAGAAAGCATTAGCCATAGTTTACCATCTGTATCCATTTTCTTGCGCCAAGGAAGAAAGCATTAGCCAGAGCTTCCCTTCACTACTTTCCTTCCTTCGCTTTCTTGTCCCAGAAAAACCCCAAATTCTACTGCTCCATTGCACCAAAGCTCAGTTCTTTCAAAATGGATCTCTGGGATTCCTTTCTCAATTGGCGCCAGAGGTGACCACCTTtagcttttcttttccttcttttttttgcCCTTCTCCCAGTTCCTTCTTCTTGTTTTGTGCTTTTGATTTGTGGGTTTTGTTTTGATTGTATGCATTTTGTTGGAAATTCGGCTTTAGTCTGGTTTGCCGAGAAAAcacccccccccaaaaaaaaaatagtgtagTTTCATGATCTTTGTCTGGTGCTTCCTCAAAAAACGTAGAACGCAATATAATAAGTGCAAGAGACTTCTTTAAGTGGAGGAAACTCTTAATTCAACCCTTCCTTATCGAACATTTGGTCTTTGTTTTCCATTTGTTACTTGAAAATATATCATAGTTTAATTGTTTGGTTCTAGTTGTGACAATGTATGAATGATCACATAAGTAATTTTAGGGATGTGATTTTTTAGGTTCAGGAGGAGGAGACCAACAAGTCTGAGGCCCATTTGACACCTAATTTTAGGCAATTATGTATCTTTCTTCTCTTGAGTTAGTATTCATATGTTGATTTAATACACCTATTTTTGTTCTTTACACAGGTTACCAGTTGCAAGCACAAGTTTCATTTGTATTCTTGGATGGTATAGCCTATGACTTCAATTGAATAGCATTAAGTTATCTGCCTTCAATTGGGAGGATGTGCTTTTTTAGAGTTTGTAATGGATTGAGATATTGGAGGTCAAGTATTTATTTTGATCTGCAAATCATAGTGATGCTTTTCATCTGAAGCATATTTGGTTTGTCCCCGAAGTCTCTTTTCTCTGTTTGGATGGCTGCCTTGGAAAGATGTCTGAGGTTGCTCCTAGTAAATTGGTGTTGTGTGTAGAAGGGAGGGGAAACTGTGACATGCTCTAGATTTTTATTATCTCAAGCTGACAAACTTGCATTGTTTTCAAGCATGGTCTGGTTTAAATCAGTTACATGCTCTAGATTTTTATCATCTCCTTAAATAATTTGTTGCATTACAAACTTATTTGACTCCAGTAATTAGAGGGATGTCTAAGTTTCTCTTTCAGTCATGTTGACTGCTAGTATTTGTAAGAGAGATGAACTTCTCATGGCCTAGTTGGTTTGTTTAGCTGTATTGTGAAGGGCAAAGAATGTTTTGTGAAGCTTTATTTTTTGACTTGCTTGTGGgtcctcttgttttctattgTACTGGACTTGATGGTGGCTAGTGGCATTGCTGGACCTGCTGGTGGCTGGTGGAGTTGCTGGACCCGCTGGTGGCTGGTGGCATTGCTGGACCTTCATATTTCCTGACATGATGATGGACTTGAGATTTTTGAGGGAGCATCTATTGTTGTAATTGACTGACATAATTTTTAACTTGTTGGTTGCTGGTTGTAGTAGAATTTATGGCATGTATTGTGAGGTGCACGACTTGTTAtggcatgaatttttttttgataaataaacaattttattgatcaaagaaagGCAAAGCCTGAATTACAACTCTACTGCCCTGCTTAGGTAGGCACACTAGAGGCAAGAAATTCTTGaagggccatgccattaaaatctacagctatggcccatctacaaagagttctaaaaaataaaagtttaagctcCTCCAGCGATCTTTCCTGGTCTTCGAAGGTCCGATCATTTCTCTCCCGCCAcaaacaccacataatgcaaatAGAGATCATCTTCCACAAAGCTTTAATCTGTTGTCTGCCTCTTATGCTTGGCCAACTAGCCAACGCTGCTTCCACGGTTTTAGGCATCACCCAGGCCATCACCACACGGGCAAAGACCTCATTCCATAATACCCTTGCTACGTCACAATGCAATAGAAGATGATCTACCGACTCACCCCCACctttacacatgcaacaccaatctgcaATGATAATCCTTCTTTTCCTTAAATTGTCAGTGGTGAGGATCTTTCCCAGGGAAGCGGTCCATACAAAGAACGAGACTTTGGGCGGTGCCTTGTTTTTCCAAATCTTTCTCCAAGGATATTGATTATTGGCCTCTGGATTGAGGGCCTTATAGAAGGAACGGACTGAAAAAATACCTTTTCTTGCTGGAGTCCACCACATGACATCCTCTTGCTGGCTATCCATTCTTATGGAGTATATGGCGTTGTAAAAATCTGCAATGCTACTTATCTCCCAGTCCTGAGCCGCCCTACTGAAGTTAATGTTCCAAACTATCTGTCCCCCCGATATTTCCATAACATCCGCCACTAAGGCTTCCTTTGCACTGGCCAACTGAAATAGTGAAGGGTACACATCCTTTAGAGCCCTGTTTCCACACCACATGTCGCTCCAGAATTTTATCCTGGACCCTGCCCCCCACGTGAAGCTTAGCAAAACGGTTAAAAACCCCCCAGCCTCTTCTAATATGTTTCCATAACCCAACTCCATAGGCTCCTCTGACTTCTTTAGTGCACCAATCCCCCCATAAtccaccatatttcttcacaataACCAACTTCCATAGAGAGTCCCGTTCCCTAGcaaatctccataaccatttgcctAGTAATGCCCGATTGAATACCCTTAAATTCCGAACCCCCAAACCTCCCCCCGAAATAGTGCGGCACACCTGATCCCACTTGACCAAGTGGAATTTGAACTCGTCCCCCAGACCTCCCCACAAGAAATCTCGTTGGAGCTTCTCAATACGGGCTGCCACACTCGCTGGAAGTggaaatagagataaaaaaaaataggtagGTAGGTTAGATAATGTACTCTTTATCAAAGTGATCCGTCCACCTTTTGACAAGTACATTCTTTTCCACCCCGCCAAACGTCGCTCTATTTTCTCAATCGCAGTATCCCACAGCGAGGAAGCCCTCGAGGCACTCCCCAAAGGGAGTCCCAAGTAAGTCATAGGAAAAGAAGATGTTTTACAGCCCATAATTCTTGCCAACTGGCGAATATTAGAAATTGTCCCAATTGGCACCAATTCAGATTTTTCCAAGTTTACCTTCAAACCGGATACCgcctcaaaacaaaaaaataaggccTTTAGGACTTGCACCTGGCTTTGGTCCGCTTTGCACATGATCAaggtgtcatctgcaaacagtaAGTGAGAAATATTAAGAATACCCCTATCCGGGGTTCCGATCGAGAAACCTTCTATAAGGCCATTCACAACCAGTGCCGAGAGCATCCTGCTGAGAGCCTCCATGACTAGGACGAACAACAAGGGTGACAacgggtccccttgtctcaatccacgTGAGCTCTGGAAGAAGCCCACTGAGGCACCATTTATCAGCACAAAAAATTTTGCCGAGGATATGCACCAACGAATCCAAGCTCTCcacctctccccaaaaccacacctcctaAGTAAATGAAGGAGGAAATCCCAATTGACAtggtcatatgccttttccatgtcaagTTTACACATGATTCCTGTTTTCCCAGCTTTCAGTTGACTATCAaggcattcattagcaattaagACTGCATCTAGGATTTGTCTTCCcttaacaaaagcattttgtggTTGCGTCACAATCTTCCCCAATACCTCGCTCATTCTATTCGCAAGTATCTTGGATATTATCTTGTACACCCCATTCACTAGACTAATAGGGCGAAAGTCCTTAATCTCTGTCGCCCCCACCTTCTTAGGAATCAAAGCAAGGAACGTAATTATGGCATGAATTTTGAGCAGCAATTGTTAATACTTATCAAAACATTCAGTTCTGAATGAGTTGTTATAAGATCTATATTTTGAGCAGCATTTGTTATGACTTGTTATATCATTTGTTAAGATCTGAATGAGAGGTGCATGATGTTCTCAgattttttctctttataaatgaacttcatttttcctttcttttttctctacatTCATGTACATTGCTTAGCAGATGAGCAGATGAGAAGATGATATCATGTCTTTTGATCGTAAGTTTcagttcaattttaattttttatggatATCATTATAAGAAGGGTTgccaaatatgaaaaaaaaaatagaaacaaaaactattaaattaataatattttattattattttggctaACATAtggataatccaatgtgggaatCTCTCTTGCCAATCCAATCCAAAAGgtaaaacattgcattttaGCCAAACTTTGCCTATGCATTTGGCTACACCAATGGTAATGCTCTAAATCTGTCTAGACAGAGGGAGTTCAAATGAAACAGTTATATCAAATAGTCAATGCATACATATTGTAGGATCAATTCTGGAACAGAATGCCACCAAACAGCTATGTTCAATGTTTTCAACAGATTTTCTATATCGTGCAAATTTATGGGCTGCTACATTGGCTTTTCCCTACCcacattatttatttctttttttttttttattggcactgggtgtctgAGAACAACATCCCCACTAATCCCccaggggtgcacaggccctcaacAAGGACTTTCCTGTAAGTACACTTCGaataattcaagagaaaaatctctaatggcccctagagattgtttacaCCCAGAAGGATTTGAATTTTAGACCTAGGGAATATACCCCAAGCTCAATGTCTACGACTTTAGCCCACCCTAGTGTTCgcattatttatttctttaaaactaGAATATGCGAGTGGCACCCCGATCTCATTTTAAACCTCAAACTGCACAAAACCTTCCGTCTATATCGCTTTCGTTTCGTTTCCTCAAATTTCTCCGCAACCAAACGGAGCAAAAAGCGGGACTTCCAGATCCAGATCAAAGCTCCCGCTCTGGCCCACCgccaacaaaacaaacaactcaAACTACtccaaaacatataaaaaaccGAATACCAGCCCAATCACACACAGGCAAACAAAgaatgaagatttaaaaaaaaaaaaatgtcattaggaGATAAAAATGAGGGTGATCCAAGAGGCAAAAACTTAAACGAAACCGAAAAGAAAGGAGATACAGACAGAGAGATACCGAGAAGGGATTGACCTCCTCCTCGTCAAATGGATTGGGGTCGTGGTGGTACCGAGTCATTGTGTcactctccccctctctctctctctctctcactcactccCACTTTTCAGATCACTAAAATTTTGCAGAGAAAAGCTCCGAATAGATTGCCAAATTCTCGCTTCTGAGGAGGAGACAAAGAATCAATCGAAGAGCGTGCGAGTGCTGGTCACTTTTAATTCGGCTTGTTTATCAAGCGGGAttagttttagaaaattttcTTGTAATGGAAGTTTGGTTTTAAACATATGCACCGAGATGTCAAGATATTTACACTGGCTGCAACTTTCTCGTTTTGGCGGTGAATTTTGAAATAAGTAACCAGCCGTAAAGCGCACTcaatcactattaaaataataataataaatatgagatttaaattttttttaaaatttaagactaaatttcactcttttcttaaataattatacgatatttatgtattttataactatatatagtattacttagTTTCCTAATAAGCATGTTTTAAGTTGGTTgttttaaattcatttcaaatt
This window harbors:
- the LOC122290272 gene encoding secretory carrier-associated membrane protein 4-like isoform X1; this translates as MTRYHHDPNPFDEEEVNPFSKGAAAPGSKQSIPSLGPETLGFGQKHDATVDIPLDTMNDSKNKEKELAAWESDLKRREKEIRRREDAVAKAGVPNDDKNWPPFFPIIHHDITNEIPVHAQSLQYLAFASWLGIVLCLVFNMIAVMVCWIRGGGVKIFFLSTIYALLGCPMSYVLWYRPLYRAMRTDSALKFGWFFLFYLIHIGFCIFAAIAPPVVFHGKSLTGILAAIDLFNGHVMVGIFYLVGFGLFCLESLQSLWVLQKIYMYFRGSK
- the LOC122290272 gene encoding secretory carrier-associated membrane protein 4-like isoform X2, which codes for MQKGAAAPGSKQSIPSLGPETLGFGQKHDATVDIPLDTMNDSKNKEKELAAWESDLKRREKEIRRREDAVAKAGVPNDDKNWPPFFPIIHHDITNEIPVHAQSLQYLAFASWLGIVLCLVFNMIAVMVCWIRGGGVKIFFLSTIYALLGCPMSYVLWYRPLYRAMRTDSALKFGWFFLFYLIHIGFCIFAAIAPPVVFHGKSLTGILAAIDLFNGHVMVGIFYLVGFGLFCLESLQSLWVLQKIYMYFRGSK
- the LOC122290274 gene encoding uncharacterized protein LOC122290274, coding for MQFPSILVFCPRIPSIATYLSKLKTLHTTRKKALAIVYHLYPFSCAKEESISQSFPSLLSFLRFLVPEKPQILLLHCTKAQFFQNGSLGFLSQLAPEVTSCKHKFHLYSWMWHCWTCWWLVELLDPLVAGGIAGPSYFLT